Proteins co-encoded in one Heptranchias perlo isolate sHepPer1 unplaced genomic scaffold, sHepPer1.hap1 HAP1_SCAFFOLD_482, whole genome shotgun sequence genomic window:
- the LOC137313777 gene encoding ubiquitin-like modifier-activating enzyme 1 isoform X1 codes for MMSSSPLSKKRRVSVSAAEPKTASNCSSVNSLRTPSPATPANGMAKNGNEAEIDEGLYSRQLYVLGYEAMKRMQNANILISGMRGLGLEIAKNVILGGVKTVTIHDQGVAQWVDLSSQFYLREADLSKNRAEVSQPRLAELNTYVPVSAYTGELTEEYVQQFQVVVLTNSSLEEQLRVGEFCHSKGIKFIVADTKGLFGQLFCDFGEEMIVLDTNGEQPLSAMVSMITKDNPGVVTCLDEARHGFESGDFVTFTEIQGMKELNNCDPVEIKVLGPYTFSICDTSGFSDYIRGGIVSQVKMAKKLSFKSLKASLCEPDILTTDFAKFEHPAQMHLAFQALHQFVKKNSRLPRPRHQADADELVNLTKGVNEKASPSTRQQQLDEGLIRKLSYVAAGDLAPVNAFIGGVAAQEVMKSCTGKFTPIMQWLYFDSLESMPEENEASLTAESCSFRNCRYDGQIAVFGAAMQEKLSKLKYFLVGAGAIGCELLKNFAMIGLACGEGGELTVTDMDTIEKSNLNRQFLFRPWDVTKMKSETAAAAVKQMNPNIRVTAHQNRVGPDTEKVYDDDFFEALDGVANALDNVDARMYMDRRCVYYRKPLLESGTLGTKGNVQVVIPFLTESYSSSQDPPEKSIPICTLKNFPNAIEHTLQWARDEFEGLFKQPAENVNQYIQDSKFMERTLKLPGAQPLEVLEAAFKSLVTERPKTWEDCVTWARNHWQIQYNNNIRQLLHNFPPDQVTTSGTPFWSGPKRCPHPLEFDVTNTLHMDYVVAAANLFAQTYGIKGSRDTTHIIEILKCVKVPIFTPKSGVKIHVSDQELQNSNASVDDSRLEELKTTLPSLEALSTFRMYPIEFEKDDDTNFHMDFIVAASNLRAENYDIPPADRHKSKLIAGKIIPAIATTTAAVVGLVCLELYKIAFGHGKLESFKNGFMNLALPFFGFSEPIAAPKHTYYDKEWTLWDRFEVTGVKPSGEEMTLKQFLDYFKNEHKLEITMLSQGVSMLYSFFMPAAKLKERIEQPMTEIVTKVSKKKIGKHVKALVFELCCNDENDEDVEVPYVRYTIR; via the exons ATG ATGTCCAGCTCTCCGCTTTCCAAGAAGCGCCGTGTATCCGTGTCTGCAGCAGAGCCAAAGACTGCTTCCAACTGCTCCTCCGTCAACTCTCTACGGACTCCGTCTCCTGCAACTCCCGCTAAC GGTATGGCCAAGAATGGAAATGAAGCTGAAATTGACGAGGGTCTGTACTCCCGACAGCT GTACGTCCTCGGCTATGAGGCCATGAAACGCATGCAGAATGCCAACATTCTGATTTCGGGAATGCGTGGCCTAGGTTTGGAGATCGCCAAGAATGTGATACTGGGAGGCGTGAAGACGGTGACTATCCATGATCAGGGGGTCGCACAGTGGGTGGATCTCTCCTCCCAG TTCTACCTTAGGGAAGCGGACCTGTCTAAGAACCGAGCTGAGGTTTCCCAGCCCCGGCTAGCAGAGCTGAATACCTACGTGCCGGTGTCTGCCTACACGGGGGAGCTGACCGAGGAATATGTGCAGCAGTTCCAG GTGGTGGTGCTCACCAATTCTTCCCTGGAGGAGCAGCTGAGGGTCGGGGAATTCTGCCACAGCAAAGGAATCAAGTTCATCGTAGCTGACACCAAGGGGCTGTTCGG GCAACTGTTCTGTGACTTTGGTGAAGAGATGATAGTGTTGGATACGAATGGAGAGCAGCCGCTGAGCGCCATGGTCTCGATGATCACGAAG GACAATCCTGGGGTGGTGACCTGTTTGGACGAAGCCAGGCACGGGTTTGAGAGTGGCGACTTTGTGACCTTCACCGAAATTCAAGGCATGAAGGAGCTCAACAATTGTGATCCGGTGGAGATCAAAGTGCTGG GTCCGTACACGTTTAGTATCTGTGATACTTCAGGATTTTCCGACTACATCCGCGGAGGGATTGTGTCTCAGGTCAAAATGGCCAAGAAGCTGAGCTTT aaaTCCTTAAAAGCGTCGCTGTGTGAACCAGACATTCTGACCACGGACTTTGCGAAGTTTGAGCATCCTGCACAGATGCATCTCGCCTTCCAGGCACTGCACCAGTTCGTGAAGAAAAACTCCCGCCTGCCCAGGCCAAGGCATCAG GCGGACGCTGACGAGCTGGTGAACCTGACCAAGGGCGTGAACGAGAAGGCCTCGCCTTCCACCAGGCAGCAGCAGCTGGACGAGGGCCTGATCAGGAAGCTGTCCTACGTGGCAGCGGGCGACCTGGCACCAGTCAATGCCTTCATCGGCGGCGTGGCAGCACAGGAAGTGATGAAG TCTTGTACCGGCAAGTTCACACCGATCATGCAGTGGCTGTACTTCGATTCCCTGGAGTCCATGCCCGAGGAGAACGAGGCCTCGCTCACTGCCGAGTCCTGCAGCTTC AGGAACTGCCGCTACGATGGCCAGATCGCGGTGTTTGGTGCTGCCATGCAAGAGAAACTCTCCAAGCTGAAGTACTTCCTG GTTGGTGCCGGAGCCATTGGCTGCGAGCTGCTGAAGAACTTTGCCATGATTGGCCTGGCCTGCGGCGAGGGAGGGGAGCTGACTGTCACCGACATGGACACCATCGAGAAATCCAACCTCAACCGCCAGTTCCTCTTCAGGCCGTGGGACGTGACT AAAATGAAGTCTGAGACAGCGGCAGCCGCGGTGAAGCAGATGAACCCCAACATTCGGGTCACCGCCCACCAGAACCGGGTGGGCCCCGACACAGAGAAGGTTTATGACGACGACTTCTTCGAGGCTCTGGACGGCGTGGCCAACGCCCTGGACAATGTCGATGCCA gAATGTACATGGACAGGCGGTGTGTGTATTACCGCAAGCCCCTGTTGGAGTCGGGCACACTGGGCACAAAGGGTAACGTGCAAGTGGTCATTCCCTTCCTAACCGAGTCGTACAGCTCCAGCCAGGACCCGCCGGAGAAGTCCATCCCCATCTGCACCCTCAAGAACTTCCCCAACGCCATCGAGCACACCTTGCAG TGGGCTCGTGATGAGTTTGAAGGACTGTTCAAACAGCCAGCTGAAAACGTCAATCAGTATATACA GGATTCCAAGTTCATGGAGCGCACCCTGAAGCTGCCGGGGGCTCAGCCCCTGGAGGTGTTGGAGGCGGCCTTCAAGAGCCTGGTGACCGAGCGGCCCAAGACGTGGGAGGACTGCGTGACGTGGGCTCGCAACCACTGGCAGATCCAGTACAACAACAACATCCGACAGCTCCTGCACAACTTCCCACCCGACCAG GTCACAACCTCAGGCACTCCATTCTGGTCTGGTCCAAAGCGGTGTCCTCACCCACTGGAGTTTGACGTGACGAAT ACCCTTCACATGGACTATGTGGTGGCTGCTGCTAACCTCTTTGCACAGACATACGGCATTAAAGGGTCGAGAGACACGACTCACATCATCGAGATACTGAAGTGTGTCAAAGTGCCGATTTTCACACCGAAATCTGGCGTCAAAATCCACGTTTCCGATCAAGAGCTCCAGAACTCTAACGCTTCAgtcg ATGACAGCCGATTGGAGGAGCTGAAAACCACACTTCCTTCTCTGGAGGCACTGTCCACCTTCAGAATGTACCCCATCGAGTTTGAAAAG GACGACGACACAAACTTCCACATGGATTTTATCGTGGCTGCTTCCAATCTCCGAGCGGAGAACTACGATATCCCACCCGCTGACAGACACAAG AGCAAGCTGATCGCCGGGAAGATTATTCCCGCCATCGCCACGACGACTGCGGCCGTGGTGGGCCTGGTCTGCCTGGAGCTCTACAAGATCGCCTTCGGGCACGGGAAGCTGGAGTCCTTCAAGAACGGCTTCATGAACCTGGCGCTTCCCTTTTTCGGCTTCTCTGAGCCCATTGCTGCTCCCAAACATACC TACTATGACAAAGAGTGGACGCTGTGGGACCGGTTTGAGGTAACTGGAGTGAAGCCCAGTGGAGAGGAGATGACATTAAAGCAATTCCTGGATTATTTCAAG AACGAACACAAGTTGGAGATTACGATGCTGTCGCAGGGTGTCTCGATGCTGTACTCCTTCTTCATGCCCGCTGCCAAGCTCAAGGAGCGGATTGAGCAACC
- the LOC137313777 gene encoding ubiquitin-like modifier-activating enzyme 1 isoform X2 produces the protein MSSSPLSKKRRVSVSAAEPKTASNCSSVNSLRTPSPATPANGMAKNGNEAEIDEGLYSRQLYVLGYEAMKRMQNANILISGMRGLGLEIAKNVILGGVKTVTIHDQGVAQWVDLSSQFYLREADLSKNRAEVSQPRLAELNTYVPVSAYTGELTEEYVQQFQVVVLTNSSLEEQLRVGEFCHSKGIKFIVADTKGLFGQLFCDFGEEMIVLDTNGEQPLSAMVSMITKDNPGVVTCLDEARHGFESGDFVTFTEIQGMKELNNCDPVEIKVLGPYTFSICDTSGFSDYIRGGIVSQVKMAKKLSFKSLKASLCEPDILTTDFAKFEHPAQMHLAFQALHQFVKKNSRLPRPRHQADADELVNLTKGVNEKASPSTRQQQLDEGLIRKLSYVAAGDLAPVNAFIGGVAAQEVMKSCTGKFTPIMQWLYFDSLESMPEENEASLTAESCSFRNCRYDGQIAVFGAAMQEKLSKLKYFLVGAGAIGCELLKNFAMIGLACGEGGELTVTDMDTIEKSNLNRQFLFRPWDVTKMKSETAAAAVKQMNPNIRVTAHQNRVGPDTEKVYDDDFFEALDGVANALDNVDARMYMDRRCVYYRKPLLESGTLGTKGNVQVVIPFLTESYSSSQDPPEKSIPICTLKNFPNAIEHTLQWARDEFEGLFKQPAENVNQYIQDSKFMERTLKLPGAQPLEVLEAAFKSLVTERPKTWEDCVTWARNHWQIQYNNNIRQLLHNFPPDQVTTSGTPFWSGPKRCPHPLEFDVTNTLHMDYVVAAANLFAQTYGIKGSRDTTHIIEILKCVKVPIFTPKSGVKIHVSDQELQNSNASVDDSRLEELKTTLPSLEALSTFRMYPIEFEKDDDTNFHMDFIVAASNLRAENYDIPPADRHKSKLIAGKIIPAIATTTAAVVGLVCLELYKIAFGHGKLESFKNGFMNLALPFFGFSEPIAAPKHTYYDKEWTLWDRFEVTGVKPSGEEMTLKQFLDYFKNEHKLEITMLSQGVSMLYSFFMPAAKLKERIEQPMTEIVTKVSKKKIGKHVKALVFELCCNDENDEDVEVPYVRYTIR, from the exons ATGTCCAGCTCTCCGCTTTCCAAGAAGCGCCGTGTATCCGTGTCTGCAGCAGAGCCAAAGACTGCTTCCAACTGCTCCTCCGTCAACTCTCTACGGACTCCGTCTCCTGCAACTCCCGCTAAC GGTATGGCCAAGAATGGAAATGAAGCTGAAATTGACGAGGGTCTGTACTCCCGACAGCT GTACGTCCTCGGCTATGAGGCCATGAAACGCATGCAGAATGCCAACATTCTGATTTCGGGAATGCGTGGCCTAGGTTTGGAGATCGCCAAGAATGTGATACTGGGAGGCGTGAAGACGGTGACTATCCATGATCAGGGGGTCGCACAGTGGGTGGATCTCTCCTCCCAG TTCTACCTTAGGGAAGCGGACCTGTCTAAGAACCGAGCTGAGGTTTCCCAGCCCCGGCTAGCAGAGCTGAATACCTACGTGCCGGTGTCTGCCTACACGGGGGAGCTGACCGAGGAATATGTGCAGCAGTTCCAG GTGGTGGTGCTCACCAATTCTTCCCTGGAGGAGCAGCTGAGGGTCGGGGAATTCTGCCACAGCAAAGGAATCAAGTTCATCGTAGCTGACACCAAGGGGCTGTTCGG GCAACTGTTCTGTGACTTTGGTGAAGAGATGATAGTGTTGGATACGAATGGAGAGCAGCCGCTGAGCGCCATGGTCTCGATGATCACGAAG GACAATCCTGGGGTGGTGACCTGTTTGGACGAAGCCAGGCACGGGTTTGAGAGTGGCGACTTTGTGACCTTCACCGAAATTCAAGGCATGAAGGAGCTCAACAATTGTGATCCGGTGGAGATCAAAGTGCTGG GTCCGTACACGTTTAGTATCTGTGATACTTCAGGATTTTCCGACTACATCCGCGGAGGGATTGTGTCTCAGGTCAAAATGGCCAAGAAGCTGAGCTTT aaaTCCTTAAAAGCGTCGCTGTGTGAACCAGACATTCTGACCACGGACTTTGCGAAGTTTGAGCATCCTGCACAGATGCATCTCGCCTTCCAGGCACTGCACCAGTTCGTGAAGAAAAACTCCCGCCTGCCCAGGCCAAGGCATCAG GCGGACGCTGACGAGCTGGTGAACCTGACCAAGGGCGTGAACGAGAAGGCCTCGCCTTCCACCAGGCAGCAGCAGCTGGACGAGGGCCTGATCAGGAAGCTGTCCTACGTGGCAGCGGGCGACCTGGCACCAGTCAATGCCTTCATCGGCGGCGTGGCAGCACAGGAAGTGATGAAG TCTTGTACCGGCAAGTTCACACCGATCATGCAGTGGCTGTACTTCGATTCCCTGGAGTCCATGCCCGAGGAGAACGAGGCCTCGCTCACTGCCGAGTCCTGCAGCTTC AGGAACTGCCGCTACGATGGCCAGATCGCGGTGTTTGGTGCTGCCATGCAAGAGAAACTCTCCAAGCTGAAGTACTTCCTG GTTGGTGCCGGAGCCATTGGCTGCGAGCTGCTGAAGAACTTTGCCATGATTGGCCTGGCCTGCGGCGAGGGAGGGGAGCTGACTGTCACCGACATGGACACCATCGAGAAATCCAACCTCAACCGCCAGTTCCTCTTCAGGCCGTGGGACGTGACT AAAATGAAGTCTGAGACAGCGGCAGCCGCGGTGAAGCAGATGAACCCCAACATTCGGGTCACCGCCCACCAGAACCGGGTGGGCCCCGACACAGAGAAGGTTTATGACGACGACTTCTTCGAGGCTCTGGACGGCGTGGCCAACGCCCTGGACAATGTCGATGCCA gAATGTACATGGACAGGCGGTGTGTGTATTACCGCAAGCCCCTGTTGGAGTCGGGCACACTGGGCACAAAGGGTAACGTGCAAGTGGTCATTCCCTTCCTAACCGAGTCGTACAGCTCCAGCCAGGACCCGCCGGAGAAGTCCATCCCCATCTGCACCCTCAAGAACTTCCCCAACGCCATCGAGCACACCTTGCAG TGGGCTCGTGATGAGTTTGAAGGACTGTTCAAACAGCCAGCTGAAAACGTCAATCAGTATATACA GGATTCCAAGTTCATGGAGCGCACCCTGAAGCTGCCGGGGGCTCAGCCCCTGGAGGTGTTGGAGGCGGCCTTCAAGAGCCTGGTGACCGAGCGGCCCAAGACGTGGGAGGACTGCGTGACGTGGGCTCGCAACCACTGGCAGATCCAGTACAACAACAACATCCGACAGCTCCTGCACAACTTCCCACCCGACCAG GTCACAACCTCAGGCACTCCATTCTGGTCTGGTCCAAAGCGGTGTCCTCACCCACTGGAGTTTGACGTGACGAAT ACCCTTCACATGGACTATGTGGTGGCTGCTGCTAACCTCTTTGCACAGACATACGGCATTAAAGGGTCGAGAGACACGACTCACATCATCGAGATACTGAAGTGTGTCAAAGTGCCGATTTTCACACCGAAATCTGGCGTCAAAATCCACGTTTCCGATCAAGAGCTCCAGAACTCTAACGCTTCAgtcg ATGACAGCCGATTGGAGGAGCTGAAAACCACACTTCCTTCTCTGGAGGCACTGTCCACCTTCAGAATGTACCCCATCGAGTTTGAAAAG GACGACGACACAAACTTCCACATGGATTTTATCGTGGCTGCTTCCAATCTCCGAGCGGAGAACTACGATATCCCACCCGCTGACAGACACAAG AGCAAGCTGATCGCCGGGAAGATTATTCCCGCCATCGCCACGACGACTGCGGCCGTGGTGGGCCTGGTCTGCCTGGAGCTCTACAAGATCGCCTTCGGGCACGGGAAGCTGGAGTCCTTCAAGAACGGCTTCATGAACCTGGCGCTTCCCTTTTTCGGCTTCTCTGAGCCCATTGCTGCTCCCAAACATACC TACTATGACAAAGAGTGGACGCTGTGGGACCGGTTTGAGGTAACTGGAGTGAAGCCCAGTGGAGAGGAGATGACATTAAAGCAATTCCTGGATTATTTCAAG AACGAACACAAGTTGGAGATTACGATGCTGTCGCAGGGTGTCTCGATGCTGTACTCCTTCTTCATGCCCGCTGCCAAGCTCAAGGAGCGGATTGAGCAACC